From a region of the Emcibacter sp. SYSU 3D8 genome:
- a CDS encoding acetyl-CoA C-acyltransferase, with amino-acid sequence MRDAVIISYARTGLAKAGRGGFNITPPMTMAAHAIKHAVAKSGVEADFVEDCYLGNISHAAPNIARLAALLAGMPKTIGGVSINRFCSSGLQSIAMAANHIRGDNADCVVAGGVESLSVPGGALPKESVDPELLEIAPAIFMAMIDTADIVAERYKVSREYQDEYSLESQRRMAAAQQAGLFKDEIVPMATRMKVVDKETKEESIVDYVVNRDECNRPDTTLEGLAALTPVKGPGKFITAGNASQLSDGAAAVVLMEAREAERRGLEPLGRFVSWAAAGCEPDEMGIGPIFAVPKLLKRQGLTVDDIDLWELNEAFASQCLYSRDQLGIDPAKYNVNGGSIAIGHPFGMTGARCTGHLLQEGKRRGAKWGVVTMCIGGGQGGAGLFEIFS; translated from the coding sequence ACGCTGTCGCCAAGTCAGGCGTCGAGGCGGACTTCGTCGAGGATTGCTACCTGGGCAACATTTCCCACGCGGCGCCGAACATCGCCCGTCTGGCCGCCCTGCTGGCCGGCATGCCCAAGACCATCGGCGGCGTCAGCATCAACCGCTTCTGCTCGTCGGGGCTGCAGTCCATCGCCATGGCCGCCAACCACATCCGCGGCGACAACGCCGACTGCGTGGTGGCCGGCGGCGTCGAGAGCCTCTCGGTTCCCGGCGGCGCCCTGCCCAAGGAATCGGTCGATCCCGAATTGCTGGAGATCGCGCCCGCCATCTTCATGGCCATGATCGACACCGCCGACATCGTCGCCGAGCGCTACAAGGTCAGCCGCGAGTACCAGGACGAATATTCGCTGGAATCACAACGCCGCATGGCAGCGGCGCAGCAGGCGGGCCTGTTCAAGGACGAAATCGTGCCGATGGCGACCCGGATGAAGGTCGTCGACAAGGAGACCAAGGAAGAGAGCATCGTCGACTATGTGGTCAACCGCGATGAGTGCAACCGGCCCGACACCACGCTCGAGGGTCTTGCCGCGCTCACGCCGGTCAAGGGACCGGGCAAGTTCATCACCGCCGGCAACGCCTCGCAGCTGTCCGATGGTGCTGCCGCCGTGGTCCTGATGGAGGCCAGGGAAGCCGAGCGCCGCGGGCTGGAACCCCTTGGCCGTTTCGTATCCTGGGCGGCCGCCGGCTGCGAACCTGACGAGATGGGCATCGGCCCGATCTTCGCGGTGCCGAAATTGCTGAAGCGTCAGGGCCTCACCGTCGACGACATCGACCTGTGGGAACTGAACGAGGCGTTTGCCAGCCAGTGCCTGTACAGCCGCGACCAGCTGGGCATCGACCCCGCCAAATACAACGTCAATGGCGGCTCGATCGCCATCGGCCATCCCTTCGGCATGACCGGCGCCCGCTGCACAGGCCACCTGTTGCAGGAAGGCAAGCGCCGCGGCGCCAAATGGGGCGTGGTGACCATGTGCATCGGTGGCGGCCAGGGCGGCGCCGGCCTGTTCGAAATCTTCAGCTGA